Proteins encoded by one window of Arabidopsis thaliana chromosome 2, partial sequence:
- the TFIIB gene encoding transcription factor IIB (transcription factor IIB (TFIIB); FUNCTIONS IN: RNA polymerase II transcription factor activity, transcription regulator activity, zinc ion binding, translation initiation factor activity; INVOLVED IN: translational initiation, regulation of transcription, DNA-dependent, transcription initiation, regulation of transcription; EXPRESSED IN: 25 plant structures; EXPRESSED DURING: 15 growth stages; CONTAINS InterPro DOMAIN/s: Transcription factor TFIIB related (InterPro:IPR000812), Cyclin-like (InterPro:IPR011028), Transcription factor TFIIB, cyclin-related (InterPro:IPR013150), Zinc finger, TFIIB-type (InterPro:IPR013137), Cyclin-related (InterPro:IPR013763), Cyclin (InterPro:IPR006670); BEST Arabidopsis thaliana protein match is: Cyclin-like family protein (TAIR:AT3G10330.1); Has 1967 Blast hits to 1965 proteins in 361 species: Archae - 538; Bacteria - 1; Metazoa - 305; Fungi - 294; Plants - 195; Viruses - 14; Other Eukaryotes - 620 (source: NCBI BLink).): MSDAYCTDCKKETELVVDHSAGDTLCSECGLVLESHSIDETSEWRTFANESSNSDPNRVGGPTNPLLADSALTTVIAKPNGSSGDFLSSSLGRWQNRNSNSDRGLIQAFKTIATMSERLGLVATIKDRANELYKRLEDQKSSRGRNQDALYAACLYIACRQEDKPRTIKEICVIANGATKKEIGRAKDYIVKTLGLEPGQSVDLGTIHAGDFMRRFCSNLAMSNHAVKAAQEAVQKSEEFDIRRSPISIAAVVIYIITQLSDDKKTLKDISHATGVAEGTIRNSYKDLYPHLSKIAPSWYAKEEDLKNLSSP; this comes from the exons ATGTCGGATGCGTATTGTACGGATTGTAAAAAGGAGACGGAGTTGGTTGTCGATCACTCAGCCGGAGATACCCTTTGCTCCGAgtgtggtttggttttggaatcTCACTCCATTGATGAGACCTCTGAGTGGCGTACCTTCGCTAATGAATCTTCCAACAGCGATCCCAATCGTGTCGGTGGTCCAACCAACCCGCTTCTCGCTGATAGTGCTTTAACCACTGTTATCGCTAAGCCCAATGGTTCATCTGGTgatttcttgtcttcttctctcggGAGGTGGCAGAATCGTAACTCCAATTCCGATCGTGGTTTGATTCAAGCTTTTAAAACCATTGCTACCATGTCTGAAAG GTTGGGACTTGTTGCAACTATCAAG GATCGGGCTAATGAGTTATATAAGAGGCTGGAGGATCAGAAGTCAAGCAGGGGAAGAAATCAGGATGCACTTTATGCAGCCTGTCTGTACATTGCTTGTCGCCAAGAGGACAAGCCACGAACTATTAAGG AAATATGCGTTATTGCCAATGGGGCGACAAAGAAGGAAATTGGCCGAGCAAAAGACTACATTGTTAAGACATTGGGACTGGAGCCTGGTCAGTCTGTGGATTTAGGAACTATACACGCTGGTGATTTCATG AGAAGGTTCTGCTCCAACCTTGCAATGTCTAACCATGCGGTGAAAGCTGCTCAGGAAGCTGTGCAAAAATCTGAGGAATTTGATATAAG GAGGAGTCCTATATCAATAGCAGCAGTAGTCATCTATATCATAACCCAGCTGTCTGATGACAAGAAGACTCTCAAAG ATATATCGCATGCGACAGGAGTAGCAGAAGGGACAATAAGGAATTCATACAAAGACTTGTATCCACATCTGTCAAAGATAGCACCAAGTTGGTATGCAAAGGAAGAGGATCTGAAAAACCTGTCAAGTCCTTGA
- a CDS encoding Glycosyltransferase family 61 protein (Glycosyltransferase family 61 protein; FUNCTIONS IN: transferase activity, transferring glycosyl groups; INVOLVED IN: biological_process unknown; EXPRESSED IN: 14 plant structures; EXPRESSED DURING: 8 growth stages; CONTAINS InterPro DOMAIN/s: Glycosyltransferase AER61, uncharacterised (InterPro:IPR007657); BEST Arabidopsis thaliana protein match is: Glycosyltransferase family 61 protein (TAIR:AT3G57380.1).), with protein MVQYQRLIIHHGRKEDKFRVSSAEESGGGGCCYSKRAKQKFRCLLFLSILSCCFVLSPYYLFGFSTLSLLDSFRREIEGLSSYEPVITPLCSEISNGTICCDRTGLRSDICVMKGDVRTNSASSSIFLFTSSTNNNTKPEKIKPYTRKWETSVMDTVQELNLITKDSNKSSDRVCDVYHDVPAVFFSTGGYTGNVYHEFNDGIIPLFITSQHYNKKVVFVIVEYHDWWEMKYGDVVSQLSDYPLVDFNGDTRTHCFKEATVGLRIHDELTVNSSLVIGNQTIVDFRNVLDRGYSHRIQSLTQEETEANVTALDFKKKPKLVILSRNGSSRAILNENLLVELAEKTGFNVEVLRPQKTTEMAKIYRSLNTSDVMIGVHGAAMTHFLFLKPKTVFIQIIPLGTDWAAETYYGEPAKKLGLKYVGYKIAPKESSLYEEYGKDDPVIRDPDSLNDKGWEYTKKIYLQGQNVKLDLRRFRETSIGPRLGNFSVCFKG; from the exons ATGGTGCAGTACCAGAGATTAATCATCCACcatggaagaaaagaagataagtTTAGAGTTTCTTCAGCAGAGGAAAGTGGTGGAGGTGGTTGTTGCTACTCCAAGAGAGCTAAACAAAAGTTTCgttgtcttctctttctctctatcctCTCTTGCTGTTTCGTCTTGTCTCCTTATTACCTCTTCGGCTTCTCTACTCTCTCCCTCCTAG ATTCGTTTCGCAGAGAAATCGAAGGTCTTAGCTCTTATGAGCCAGTTATTACCCCTCTGTGCTCAGAAATCTCCAATG GAACCATTTGTTGTGACAGAACCGGTTTGAGATCTGATATTTGTGTAATGAAAGGTGATGTTCGAACAaactctgcttcttcctcaatCTTCCTCTTCACCTCCTCCACCAATAACAACACAAAACCGGAAAAGATCAAACCTTACACTAGAAAATGGGAGACTAGTGTGATGGACACCGTTCAAGAACTCAACCTCATCACCAAAGATTCCAACAAATCTTCAGATCGTGTATGCGATGTGTACCATGATGTTCCTGCTGTGTTCTTCTCCACTGGTGGATACACCGGTAACGTATACCACGAGTTTAACGACGGGATTATCCCTTTGTTTATAACTTCACAgcattacaacaaaaaagttgtGTTTGTGATCGTCGAGTATCATGACTGGTGGGAGATGAAGTATGGAGATGTCGTTTCGCAGCTCTCGGATTATCCTCTGGTTGATTTCAATGGAGATACGAGAACACATTGTTTCAAAGAAGCAACCGTTGGATTACGTATTCACGACGAGTTAACTGTGAATTCTTCTTTGGTCATTGGGAATCAAACCATTGTTGACTTCAGAAACGTTTTGGATAGGGGTTACTCGCATCGTATCCAAAGCTTGACTCAGGAGGAAACAGAGGCGAACGTGACCGCACTCGATTTcaagaagaagccaaaactGGTGATTCTTTCAAGAAACGGGTCATCAAGGGCGATATTAAACGAGAATCTTCTCGTGGAGCTAGCAGAGAAAACAGGGTTCAATGTGGAGGTTCTAAGACCACAAAAGACAACGGAAATGGCCAAGATTTATCGTTCGTTGAACACGAGCGATGTAATGATCGGTGTACATGGAGCAGCAATGactcatttccttttcttgaaACCGAAAACCGTTTTCATTCAGATCATCCCATTAGGGACGGACTGGGCGGCAGAGACATATTATGGAGAACCGGCGAAGAAGCTAGGATTGAAGTACGTTGGTTACAAGATTGCGCCGAAAGAGAGCTCTTTGTATGAAGAATATGGGAAAGATGACCCTGTAATCCGAGATCCGGATAGTCTAAACGACAAAGGATGGGAATATACGAAGAAAATCTATCTACAAGGACAGAACGTGAAGCTTGACTTGAGAAGATTCAGAGAAAC
- a CDS encoding Glycosyltransferase family 61 protein (Glycosyltransferase family 61 protein; FUNCTIONS IN: transferase activity, transferring glycosyl groups; INVOLVED IN: biological_process unknown; EXPRESSED IN: 14 plant structures; EXPRESSED DURING: 8 growth stages; CONTAINS InterPro DOMAIN/s: Glycosyltransferase AER61, uncharacterised (InterPro:IPR007657); BEST Arabidopsis thaliana protein match is: Glycosyltransferase family 61 protein (TAIR:AT3G57380.1); Has 674 Blast hits to 674 proteins in 105 species: Archae - 0; Bacteria - 55; Metazoa - 158; Fungi - 12; Plants - 386; Viruses - 0; Other Eukaryotes - 63 (source: NCBI BLink).) produces the protein MVQYQRLIIHHGRKEDKFRVSSAEESGGGGCCYSKRAKQKFRCLLFLSILSCCFVLSPYYLFGFSTLSLLDSFRREIEGLSSYEPVITPLCSEISNGTICCDRTGLRSDICVMKGDVRTNSASSSIFLFTSSTNNNTKPEKIKPYTRKWETSVMDTVQELNLITKDSNKSSDRVCDVYHDVPAVFFSTGGYTGNVYHEFNDGIIPLFITSQHYNKKVVFVIVEYHDWWEMKYGDVVSQLSDYPLVDFNGDTRTHCFKEATVGLRIHDELTVNSSLVIGNQTIVDFRNVLDRGYSHRIQSLTQEETEANVTALDFKKKPKLVILSRNGSSRAILNENLLVELAEKTGFNVEVLRPQKTTEMAKIYRSLNTSDVMIGVHGAAMTHFLFLKPKTVFIQIIPLGTDWAAETYYGEPAKKLGLKYVGYKIAPKESSLYEEYGKDDPVIRDPDSLNDKGWEYTKKIYLQGQNVKLDLRRFRETLTRSYDFSIRRRFREDYLLHRED, from the exons ATGGTGCAGTACCAGAGATTAATCATCCACcatggaagaaaagaagataagtTTAGAGTTTCTTCAGCAGAGGAAAGTGGTGGAGGTGGTTGTTGCTACTCCAAGAGAGCTAAACAAAAGTTTCgttgtcttctctttctctctatcctCTCTTGCTGTTTCGTCTTGTCTCCTTATTACCTCTTCGGCTTCTCTACTCTCTCCCTCCTAG ATTCGTTTCGCAGAGAAATCGAAGGTCTTAGCTCTTATGAGCCAGTTATTACCCCTCTGTGCTCAGAAATCTCCAATG GAACCATTTGTTGTGACAGAACCGGTTTGAGATCTGATATTTGTGTAATGAAAGGTGATGTTCGAACAaactctgcttcttcctcaatCTTCCTCTTCACCTCCTCCACCAATAACAACACAAAACCGGAAAAGATCAAACCTTACACTAGAAAATGGGAGACTAGTGTGATGGACACCGTTCAAGAACTCAACCTCATCACCAAAGATTCCAACAAATCTTCAGATCGTGTATGCGATGTGTACCATGATGTTCCTGCTGTGTTCTTCTCCACTGGTGGATACACCGGTAACGTATACCACGAGTTTAACGACGGGATTATCCCTTTGTTTATAACTTCACAgcattacaacaaaaaagttgtGTTTGTGATCGTCGAGTATCATGACTGGTGGGAGATGAAGTATGGAGATGTCGTTTCGCAGCTCTCGGATTATCCTCTGGTTGATTTCAATGGAGATACGAGAACACATTGTTTCAAAGAAGCAACCGTTGGATTACGTATTCACGACGAGTTAACTGTGAATTCTTCTTTGGTCATTGGGAATCAAACCATTGTTGACTTCAGAAACGTTTTGGATAGGGGTTACTCGCATCGTATCCAAAGCTTGACTCAGGAGGAAACAGAGGCGAACGTGACCGCACTCGATTTcaagaagaagccaaaactGGTGATTCTTTCAAGAAACGGGTCATCAAGGGCGATATTAAACGAGAATCTTCTCGTGGAGCTAGCAGAGAAAACAGGGTTCAATGTGGAGGTTCTAAGACCACAAAAGACAACGGAAATGGCCAAGATTTATCGTTCGTTGAACACGAGCGATGTAATGATCGGTGTACATGGAGCAGCAATGactcatttccttttcttgaaACCGAAAACCGTTTTCATTCAGATCATCCCATTAGGGACGGACTGGGCGGCAGAGACATATTATGGAGAACCGGCGAAGAAGCTAGGATTGAAGTACGTTGGTTACAAGATTGCGCCGAAAGAGAGCTCTTTGTATGAAGAATATGGGAAAGATGACCCTGTAATCCGAGATCCGGATAGTCTAAACGACAAAGGATGGGAATATACGAAGAAAATCTATCTACAAGGACAGAACGTGAAGCTTGACTTGAGAAGATTCAGAGAAACGTTAACTCGTTCGTATGATTTCTCCATTAGAAGGAGATTTAGAGAAGATTACTTGTTACATAGAGAAGATTAA
- a CDS encoding Glycosyltransferase family 61 protein produces MHAGTICCDRTGLRSDICVMKGDVRTNSASSSIFLFTSSTNNNTKPEKIKPYTRKWETSVMDTVQELNLITKDSNKSSDRVCDVYHDVPAVFFSTGGYTGNVYHEFNDGIIPLFITSQHYNKKVVFVIVEYHDWWEMKYGDVVSQLSDYPLVDFNGDTRTHCFKEATVGLRIHDELTVNSSLVIGNQTIVDFRNVLDRGYSHRIQSLTQEETEANVTALDFKKKPKLVILSRNGSSRAILNENLLVELAEKTGFNVEVLRPQKTTEMAKIYRSLNTSDVMIGVHGAAMTHFLFLKPKTVFIQIIPLGTDWAAETYYGEPAKKLGLKYVGYKIAPKESSLYEEYGKDDPVIRDPDSLNDKGWEYTKKIYLQGQNVKLDLRRFRETLTRSYDFSIRRRFREDYLLHRED; encoded by the coding sequence ATGCACGCAGGAACCATTTGTTGTGACAGAACCGGTTTGAGATCTGATATTTGTGTAATGAAAGGTGATGTTCGAACAaactctgcttcttcctcaatCTTCCTCTTCACCTCCTCCACCAATAACAACACAAAACCGGAAAAGATCAAACCTTACACTAGAAAATGGGAGACTAGTGTGATGGACACCGTTCAAGAACTCAACCTCATCACCAAAGATTCCAACAAATCTTCAGATCGTGTATGCGATGTGTACCATGATGTTCCTGCTGTGTTCTTCTCCACTGGTGGATACACCGGTAACGTATACCACGAGTTTAACGACGGGATTATCCCTTTGTTTATAACTTCACAgcattacaacaaaaaagttgtGTTTGTGATCGTCGAGTATCATGACTGGTGGGAGATGAAGTATGGAGATGTCGTTTCGCAGCTCTCGGATTATCCTCTGGTTGATTTCAATGGAGATACGAGAACACATTGTTTCAAAGAAGCAACCGTTGGATTACGTATTCACGACGAGTTAACTGTGAATTCTTCTTTGGTCATTGGGAATCAAACCATTGTTGACTTCAGAAACGTTTTGGATAGGGGTTACTCGCATCGTATCCAAAGCTTGACTCAGGAGGAAACAGAGGCGAACGTGACCGCACTCGATTTcaagaagaagccaaaactGGTGATTCTTTCAAGAAACGGGTCATCAAGGGCGATATTAAACGAGAATCTTCTCGTGGAGCTAGCAGAGAAAACAGGGTTCAATGTGGAGGTTCTAAGACCACAAAAGACAACGGAAATGGCCAAGATTTATCGTTCGTTGAACACGAGCGATGTAATGATCGGTGTACATGGAGCAGCAATGactcatttccttttcttgaaACCGAAAACCGTTTTCATTCAGATCATCCCATTAGGGACGGACTGGGCGGCAGAGACATATTATGGAGAACCGGCGAAGAAGCTAGGATTGAAGTACGTTGGTTACAAGATTGCGCCGAAAGAGAGCTCTTTGTATGAAGAATATGGGAAAGATGACCCTGTAATCCGAGATCCGGATAGTCTAAACGACAAAGGATGGGAATATACGAAGAAAATCTATCTACAAGGACAGAACGTGAAGCTTGACTTGAGAAGATTCAGAGAAACGTTAACTCGTTCGTATGATTTCTCCATTAGAAGGAGATTTAGAGAAGATTACTTGTTACATAGAGAAGATTAA